A window from Deltaproteobacteria bacterium CG2_30_66_27 encodes these proteins:
- a CDS encoding prolipoprotein diacylglyceryl transferase codes for MHPVLLQIGSFKVYSYGVFVAIGFLAALWVSGREIARQGLDREKFLDMGFWVVLSAIVGARTFHVLVYWRQYAEAPGEILKLWNGGLVFYGGFLAATAVCILYLRKHKMPFLPVADASAIGIPLGLAFGRLGCTSAGCCFGKPSTLPWAITFTDPACLAPLHVPLHPTQIYESIGGFAIFGFLYITRDRFKTPGMRFWTMLILYGVARSFFEIFRDDPRGFVGPFSESQVVSSVLITYAIVSILRARSNTAPSAR; via the coding sequence ATGCATCCCGTCCTGCTGCAGATCGGTAGCTTCAAGGTCTACTCGTACGGCGTCTTCGTCGCGATCGGCTTCCTCGCCGCCCTGTGGGTCTCCGGGCGGGAGATCGCACGCCAGGGGCTCGACCGCGAGAAGTTCCTCGACATGGGGTTCTGGGTGGTCCTCTCCGCCATCGTGGGGGCGAGGACGTTCCACGTCCTCGTCTACTGGCGGCAATACGCGGAGGCGCCCGGGGAGATCCTGAAACTGTGGAACGGCGGGCTCGTCTTCTACGGCGGATTCCTCGCCGCGACGGCGGTCTGCATCCTGTACCTCCGGAAGCACAAGATGCCGTTCCTGCCGGTGGCCGACGCGTCGGCGATCGGCATCCCGCTCGGGCTCGCGTTCGGGCGGCTCGGCTGCACCTCGGCCGGATGCTGCTTCGGAAAGCCGTCCACCCTCCCCTGGGCGATCACCTTCACCGACCCCGCCTGCCTCGCGCCGCTCCACGTGCCGCTCCACCCGACGCAGATCTACGAATCGATCGGGGGGTTCGCCATCTTCGGTTTCCTCTACATCACGCGGGACCGGTTCAAAACGCCCGGGATGCGCTTCTGGACGATGCTGATCCTGTACGGCGTCGCGCGGTCGTTCTTCGAGATCTTCCGCGACGACCCCCGCGGCTTCGTCGGCCCCTTCTCCGAGTCGCAGGTCGTCTCGTCCGTCCTGATCACCTACGCGATCGTCTCCATCCTCCGCGCCCGCTCGAACACCGCCCCCTCCGCCCGATAG
- a CDS encoding restriction endonuclease — MSARTGWTRQQLLVAFNLYCQMPFGKMHSRNPEIIKHAELIGRTPSALAMKLTNIASLDPAITSTGRKGLEGASAADKAMWEEMQADWERFALGAQQATSIFGATTGFGAAIDDTPMPDDVADYTGSDKIVQTTTRVGQDFFRRSVLSAYNYRCCITGLSVPKLLVASHIMPWRVDAANRLNPRSGLCLSMLHDKAFDAGIIAIAEDMTVSVSRKHVTNADHFFNSALLAYDGKPIVSPEKFCPLAEFLAYHRQHVFET, encoded by the coding sequence ATGTCCGCTAGAACCGGCTGGACACGCCAGCAACTGTTAGTGGCATTCAATCTGTATTGCCAAATGCCGTTCGGGAAAATGCATTCCCGTAACCCCGAAATCATTAAACATGCAGAGCTGATCGGCAGAACGCCATCAGCGCTGGCGATGAAATTGACCAACATCGCCAGCCTTGACCCGGCGATAACCTCAACGGGTCGCAAGGGGCTGGAAGGCGCATCAGCCGCCGATAAAGCCATGTGGGAAGAAATGCAGGCAGACTGGGAGCGCTTCGCCCTCGGGGCACAACAAGCGACAAGTATTTTTGGAGCCACCACTGGATTTGGAGCCGCTATCGACGACACACCCATGCCAGATGATGTCGCCGATTACACGGGAAGCGACAAAATAGTTCAGACAACGACCCGTGTTGGTCAGGATTTTTTCCGGCGGTCGGTACTTAGTGCTTATAACTATCGGTGCTGCATTACGGGGCTCTCCGTACCCAAGCTGTTGGTAGCGAGCCACATCATGCCCTGGCGTGTTGACGCGGCAAACCGGCTCAATCCTAGAAGCGGTCTTTGCTTGTCGATGCTGCACGACAAAGCGTTCGATGCTGGGATTATCGCGATCGCGGAGGATATGACGGTGAGTGTTTCCCGGAAACATGTAACCAATGCAGACCATTTCTTCAACTCGGCGCTGTTGGCCTACGATGGCAAGCCGATAGTATCGCCGGAAAAATTTTGTCCGCTTGCAGAATTTCTAGCCTACCATCGACAACACGTTTTTGAGACGTAG